In Mesorhizobium sp. J428, the genomic window CCGCACGATCCGTTCGACCTCGGGATCGAGCGTCCAGTAGGCCGCCGCACCGCCCGACGGCAGCATGGCCCAGCAGAAGATCGTCGCGAGCGACGCGATCACCGTGCCGAGGGCCGCCGCATGCAGCCGCCGCCGGTCGAGCAGGAAGCCCAGCGCAATGAAGGCCGCGAGCAGTTGGATGAACGTCAGCGTGTAGAGTTTCCGGACGATCTCGTTGAAGTCCGGATGCTTCGCGAACCAGGCGGTGAACGCCGGCCAGGAATAGCCCAGCCAGGCGTCCATCCTGACCAGCGCCGCATCGACCGGGGCCGTGGGACGCGGCAGCAGATGCGATGTTGAAGAACGCGCCGAAGGCCGAATAAGCGACGAACAGGCCGAGCACATGCGTCGCCAGCGCGATCCGCTCGCTGTCGCGCACCTGCCGGTAGATCTGGCCGATGCCGATCATCAGCGCCGCGAAGCCGACGGAAAAGGTGAAGAATTCGGGGCCGAAGGCAATGTCCTTCCACCAGGCGAGGAAGAAGCTCGCGACGCCGAGCGCCGCCGTCACCAGAAGGATCGTCCGTTCAGCCGGATGGAATAGCAAGATCTGTGTCCCCGCGCCCGCAGGCACGGTAACGCCATGCGGTTAAATCCCGGTAAGCCGCTAGAGACCGAACAGCATTCCGGCGATCAGCACCGCTTCGGCCACCACGATGCCGGCGAGCATGTTCTGGCGGGCCGCCAGAAAGGCGGCGAAGCCGGCTGCCGCCGCTCCGACCCGCAGCGCCGTGGGCGTGTCCGCCAGCGCGCCGCCGGGAAAGACGATCAGGTTCGCGATCACGGCCGCCACCAGCGCGGTCGCGATCGCATCGCACCAGCACCATCGCGTCGGAGTCCTCCGCCACCCGTCCGCCGATGAACACGCCGAGATAACGCCAGAAATCGGTCGCCAGCCATCCGGCCAGCAGAATGAACAGGTACGGCCACCACCATGCCTCGCTGCCGAAATAGGTCATGCCTGCCGTCGCCTCGCCCAGAGATGATAACCAAAGGCGAGAAGTCCGCCCACGAGGCCTGCCGCGAGGAGATCGAATCCCGGCACCAGGACATGCGCGACCGGGCCAAGGGCCAGGCCGAGAACCATCGCCACATACCCTGCCCGCTCGCGCGCCGAACCCCACATCGAGGTCAGGAAGTAGATCGGTGTCAGCAAAAGCAATGCCGCAGAAGCGATCGGCGGCAGCTGGCCGGCGATCAGGTAGACGACCGCGACCACGACCATGTTCAGCAGGACGAGCGTTGCGCCGAGCCCACCATACCAGGCCGTGCGCGCGTCGCGCGGCACGTTGCGCAACTGCGCCATCGCCAGCACCCAGGAAGTGACTGCGACGAAATGGGACAAGGCGTAGAGCACCCATTTGCGCGTGCCTGCCGCGCGAAGCTCCGGTGCACCAGGGCAACCACCATCGGCGTGAGCCGCACCGATGACAGGGCCACCGCGAAAGCGGCGGCCGGCAGCGAATTCCCGGCCATGATCGCGCCGACGAGCACCACCTTGGCCGGAAGCGCCCAGATTACGGTGACCATGAACACCGCCTCGTAGATGGACAGTCCCGCCTCGCGCGCGAGCCCGGCGAAGCCGACGAAGGCCGAGCACAGGATCAGTCCCGGCAGCGAGAAAGACGTCCGCACGCCGCGCCAGAACCAGGCGGCGCGATCGACCCGCTCACCCGGCGGGATATCTCCGTAGTCGTCCATGATGTCGCCTCTAACACATGCATGAAAGCCGCGCGACCGTGGTTGCCTAGACGAATCCCGACGGAGAAGAACATGCATACGGAAGAAGTGGGCCGGCTCTGGGAAGCCAATGCGCGGGCGTGGACGATGCAGGTCCGCGCCGGCTACGACGTCTATCGCGATGCGCTCAACACGCCCGCCTTTCTCGACATGCTGCCGCCCGTCCGCGGCCTCCACGGCCTCGACATAGGCTGCGGCGAAGGCGCCAACACGCGGCAGGTCGCGCGCCTCGGCGCCCGCATGACCGCGATCGACATCGCGCCCACCTTCATCGCGCATGCCGCGGAGGAAGAGAGGCGCGCGCCGCTCGGCATCGACTACCGCACCGCTGATGCGCTTGCCCTGCCCTTTGCCGACAGCAGCTTCGACTTCGCCACCGCGTTCATGTCGATGATGGACGTGGCGCAACCGGGACAGGCCGTCGCCGAGGCGGCACGGGTGCTGCGTCCGGGCGGCTTCTTCCAGTTCTCCATCCTGCACCCCTGCTTCGTCCCGCCGTGGCGCAAGAACATCCGCGACGAGACCGGACAGCCCGTGGCAATTCAGGTCGCGCGTTATTTCGACGGCATCGATGGCGAAATCGAGAGCTGGTATTTCTCGGCCGCCACCGAGGAGGAGCGAAAGGCGTTCGGCCCGTTCCGCATCCCGCGCTTCCATCGCACGCTCGGCCAGTGGGTGGACATGATCGCCGCCGCCGGCCTGGTCCTGGAGAAGCTCGGCGAGCCTATGGCCAACGAGGAGCTCGCCGCGGCCGAGCCGCATGTCGCCGATACGCGGGTGGCACCGATCTTCCTGCACATGCGCACACGCAAGCCGGTGTAGGCCTGCGTCATAACCGTTGAAACAGAAGGGCCGCCCGAAGGCGGCCCTTTTTCCGTTGGTGCGCCCGCTCACTTGCGCGGGAGCTGCGGCACCATGCTGCGCTTCGGCGGGTCCTGAGGCTTCGCCGCGGCCTTCGCCTTCGGCGTCGCGGCCTTTGCGGCCGGCTTCACCTTCGCCTTTTTGGCGGCAGCTTTCCTCGGTGCCGGCTCTTCCTTCTTCGGCTTGACCGGAACCTCATCGGCGACCGCCTCGAGCTTCAGCTTCGAATCGAGGCCGCTGCCGTCCACGGTGATCCGCACCGTGCCGCCCTTCCTGAGCTTGCCGAACAGCACCTCGTCGGCGAGCGGCTTCTTGATGTGCTCCTGGATCACGCGTCCGAGCGGACGGGCGCCCATGCGCTCGTCGTAGCCCTTGTCGGCAAGCCAGGCGATCGCCTCAGGCGCGAGGTCGAAGGTGACGCCGCGGTCTGCGAGCTGTGCCTCGAGCTGCATCACGAACTTCTGCACCACCTGATGGATCACCGGCACCGGCAGAGAGCCGAACGGGATGATCGCGTCGAGTCGGTTGCGGAACTCCGGCGTGAACAGCTTGTTGATCGCCTCGACGTCGTCGCCCTCGCGCTTGGTCGAGCCGAAGCCGATCGCCGCGCGCTGCGCATCCGACGCGCCCGCATTGGTGGTCATGATCAGGATCACATTTCGGAAGTCGATCTTCTTGCCGTTGTGGTCGGTCAGCTTCCCGTGGTCCATCACCTGCAGCAGGATGTTGAACAGATCGGGATGCGCCTTCTCGATCTCGTCGAGCAGGAGCACGCAGTGCGGATGCTGGTCGACCCCGTCGGTCAGCAGGCCGCCCTGGTCGAAGCCGACATAGCCGGGAGGCGCGCCGATCAGGCGAGAGACCGTGTGGCGCTCCATATATTCCGACATGTCGAAGCGCAGCAGTTCGACACCCAGCGAGGCGGCGAGTTGCTTGGCGACCTCGGTCTTGCCGACGCCGGTCGGGCCCGAGAACAGGTAGGAGCCGATCGGCTTCTCCGGTTCACGCAGGCCGGCACGCGCCAGCTTGATCGAGGAGGCGAGGGCGGTGATCGCCGTCTCCTGGCCGTAGACCACGCGCTTGAGTTCGGCTTCGAGATTGGCGAGCACCTTCTCGTCGTCGGCCGAAACCGTCTTCGGCGGGATGCGCGCCATCGTGGCGATCGTGTGCTCGATCTCCTTGATGGTGATGGTCTTCTTGCGCTTGCCTTCCGGCAGAAGCATCTGCGAGGCGCCGGTCTCGTCGATCACGTCGATCGCCTTGTCCGGCAGCTTGCGGTCGGAAATGTAGCGCGCCGAGAGCTCCACCGCGGCCTTGATAGCCTCGCTGGTGTACTCTCACCTTGTGGAAGTCCTCGTAGTACGGCTTCAGCCCCTTCATGATCTCGATCGCATCCTCGAGCGAGGGCTCGTTGACGTCGATCTTCTGGAAGCGGCGGACCAGCGCCCTGTCCTTCTCGAAGAACTGGCGGAACTCCTTGTAGGTGGTCGAGCCGATGCAGCGGATCGAACCGGAAGAGAGCGCGGGCTTCAGCAGGTTCGAGGCATCCATCGCACCGCCCGAGGTGGCGCCGGCGCCGATCACGGTATGGATCTCGTCGATGAACAGAATCGCGCCCGGATATTCCTCAAGCTCCTTCACGACCTGCTTCAACCGCTCCTCGAAGTCGCCGCGATAGCGGGTGCCCGCGAGCAGCGTGCCCATGTCGAGCGCGAAGATCGTGGCGTTGAGAAGCACGCTCGGCACGTCGCCTTCGACGATGCGCTTGGCGAGCCCTTCCGCGATCGCCGTCTTGCCGACGCCCGGATCGCCCACATATAGCGGGTTGTTCTTGGAGCGACGGCACAGGATCTGGATCATGACGGTTGATCTCGTTCATGCGGCCGATCAGCGGGTCGATCTTACCGACCTTGGCCTTCTGGTTGAGATTGACGCAGTAGGCGGTCAGCGCGTCCTGCTGCTTCTTGCCCTTGCCGTTCTCGTCCTGCTGCTCGCCGTTGCGCTCGTTCGCCTGGTCCTCCTCGGCACCGCGCGGCGTGCGCGATTCCGAGGCGCCGGGGCGCTTGGCGATGCCGTGCGAGATGTAGTTGACCGCGTCGTAGCGGGTCATCTGCTGTTCCTGCAGGAAATAGGCGGCATGACTTTCCCGCTCGGCGAAGATCGCGACGAGCACGTTGGCGCCGGACACTTCCTCGCGGCCGGACGACTGGACATGGATCACCGCGCGCTGGATGACGCGCTGGAAGCCGGCCGTCGGCTTGGAATCCTCGTCATAGCCGGTGATCAGGTTGTCGAGTTCCTTGTCGACATAGTTGACCACCGTCTTGCGGAGTTCGTCCAGGTCGACATTGCACGCCCGCATCACGGCGGCCGCGTCAGTGTCGTCGATCAACGCCAGAAGCAGGTGCTCCAGCGTCGCATATTCGTGATGACGCTCGTTGGCGAACGTCAGCGCCTGATGGAGCGCACGCTCGAGGCTTTGTGAGAAAGCCGGCATTCAGTACCTCGCTCTTTCTCCGTCCTGGCGCGGTGGGAGGCCCACGCTGACGGACTTCACTTCTTCTCCATCACGCACTGCAAAGGATGCTGGTGCTGACGGGCAAAATCCATGACTTGCGTCACTTTGGTCTCGGCGACCTCGAATGTATAGACCCCGCACTCGCCCACTCCGTGATTGTGAACGTGGAGCATGATGCGGGTCGCGGCCTCGCGGTCCTTTTGGAAGAACCGTTCGAGGATATGCACGACGAACTCCATCGGGGTGTAGTCGTCGTTCAGAATGAGCACGCGGTAGAGGCTGGGCTTCTTCGTCTTCGGCTTGGTGCGCGTGATGACGGCAGTCCCTCGTCCGGGGTTGCCCTTGTCGCTTTCACCTGCCTGCATGCGCCGTTTCTGCAACCGCATTGGCGCCCCGCCTGTCGTCACCTGTGCCCACCTAACCCTTCGCGCCCGGACTCGAACACGAATGTAGGTGTTCGGATGGTGATTTTAAGACGTTCCGCCGCGCTGACAATATGCCCGGTCGGTCAGGTCAGGGGAAAGTGGGGGATCAACGACGCGACCGGGCCGGCCTTTGGCGCGTGCGGTCGAAGACAGGATGAAACAGGAAAAGGGCCCGGCACCAGATCGGCGCTGGGCAAGATCAGATCACGCTGCGTACCATCTCCCCGGCGAGGTGAGTGGTATAACGGGCCGCCAGGAGGGAGTTGGCTTGCACGAGCGCAGGCCGGCGCTCCAAAATGAACTGCCTGACGGTCGTCAGGCCACCACGACGGTCGATTTCGGCGGGACGCGGTTGTAGAGGTCGATGACGTCCTGGTTGATCATGCGGATGCAACCCGACGACATGTTCTGGCCGATCGACCACCATTCCGGCGAACCGTGGATGCGATAGCCGGTGTCGTTGCCGTCCTTGAACAGATAGAGCGCGCGTGCGCCGAGCGGATTTTCCGGGCCGCCGGGCTGGCCACCGCGCCACTTCTCAAGCTCCGGCTTGCGCGCGATCATCTCGGACGGCGGCGTCCAGACGGGCCACTGCTTCTTATGCTGAACCACCGCCCTGCCCGACCATTCAAAGCCGGCCTTGCCGATGCCAACACCGTAGCGCAGCGCATCGCCGCCTTCCTGGACGAGGTAAAGATGATGCTCGGCCAGTTTCACCACGATGGTGCCCGGCGCCTCGCCGGTCGGATCCGGGACGATCTGCCGCTGAAATTCCCGTGGCACCTTGGCATAGGGAATCGCCGGCAGGGAGAAGGTTCCTTCCTGGACCGAAGCATACATCAGGTCAGGATCGGTGATACCCTTGTCGACGCTGATCTTCGGACGGATGGAGCCGGTGGTCGTCGTGTCTATCCCGAGGTCCGGCATTTCCAGGCTGGTCGAACATCCGCCCAGCGCCACGCCGCCCATCGCAAGGACGAACCCCCTGCGCGTCAACTCAACCCGATCACCCATGACACACCCACTCCAGACAGTGGGCGATTCTTATCGCGATCATGGTTCACAAATGGATAACGACCCTGCTTCAGCCGCAGCCCGCCGTATCCATTGGTCATGCCTGTTCTCCGGGCGGTTGATCGCGCGGCGCGGCGATGGTTCACACTCCACACAACGCACCTCGATTCGACCGCAGGACGATCATGGCAAAGACACTGACGAGCTTCGCGCTGATCGCGCTTCTGACGGCGGTCCTGATGGCCTTGTCGCTCTATCTGGCGCAGAAGGCCTATCCGTTCGGCCCCGTCGGCGTTAGCCGCCTCGAATCGCTGGCGAGTTCCGCCAGCTTCATCCCGCTGGCTGCGCTCTACTTCTCCTCGGCCGCGCTCCTGATGATCCTGCCGCTCCGCGCGGCGAGCTTCGTCTTGCTGAACGCGACGGATCGACTGTTCTTCACCGTCGTTGCTTTGTTCGCCACCATCGTCGGTTGCCTTCTGGCACGCACCGCATTCGGCATGCCGCGCGCGCTGTGGCAGTTGTTGGACTGGCAGTTCATCTTCGTGCCGGCGATTGTGGTAAGCCACCCCCTCCTCGACGAGGTGCGGCGCAACGTGCTCCTGCGCGGACTAAGCCTCGTGATCTTCGTCGCCGCGACGCTCGCCTGCCTGTTCTGGTCGTTCAGGTTCTGACCTCGGCAGGCCGTTCCTCCGGCTCGAGCGCCGGTGTCACGTCCAGCGCCGGCCGCGCGGCCGCGGCAGTCACTTCAAGCTCGTGGATCCATTCGCGCCAGATCGCGACCAGCAGGGCCATCAGCACCGGTCCGACGAAAAGGCCGAGGAAACCCATCGTCTTCACGCCGCCGACCAGACCGAAGATCGTGGGCAGGAACGGCAGTTTGATCGGTCCGCCGACCAGCTTCGGCCGGATCGTCTTGTCGACGACGAAAAGCTCGATCGTGCCCCAGGCGAACAGCGCGATGCCGGCGAAGGGCGAGCCGCTCGCCGCGAGATAGACCGAGACCAGCGTCATCGACAGCGGCGCGCCGCCGGGTATCAGTGCCATGACGCCG contains:
- a CDS encoding AzlC family ABC transporter permease — translated: MHVLLRRDSSRQPRSRGFHACVRGDIMDDYGDIPPGERVDRAAWFWRGVRTSFSLPGLILCSAFVGFAGLAREAGLSIYEAVFMVTVIWALPAKVVLVGAIMAGNSLPAAAFAVALSSVRLTPMVVALVHRSFARQARANGCSTPCPISSQSLPGCWRWRSCATCRATRARPGMVGSAQRSSC
- a CDS encoding class I SAM-dependent methyltransferase, with the translated sequence MHTEEVGRLWEANARAWTMQVRAGYDVYRDALNTPAFLDMLPPVRGLHGLDIGCGEGANTRQVARLGARMTAIDIAPTFIAHAAEEERRAPLGIDYRTADALALPFADSSFDFATAFMSMMDVAQPGQAVAEAARVLRPGGFFQFSILHPCFVPPWRKNIRDETGQPVAIQVARYFDGIDGEIESWYFSAATEEERKAFGPFRIPRFHRTLGQWVDMIAAAGLVLEKLGEPMANEELAAAEPHVADTRVAPIFLHMRTRKPV
- the clpS gene encoding ATP-dependent Clp protease adapter ClpS, with the translated sequence MQAGESDKGNPGRGTAVITRTKPKTKKPSLYRVLILNDDYTPMEFVVHILERFFQKDREAATRIMLHVHNHGVGECGVYTFEVAETKVTQVMDFARQHQHPLQCVMEKK
- a CDS encoding L,D-transpeptidase; translated protein: MGDRVELTRRGFVLAMGGVALGGCSTSLEMPDLGIDTTTTGSIRPKISVDKGITDPDLMYASVQEGTFSLPAIPYAKVPREFQRQIVPDPTGEAPGTIVVKLAEHHLYLVQEGGDALRYGVGIGKAGFEWSGRAVVQHKKQWPVWTPPSEMIARKPELEKWRGGQPGGPENPLGARALYLFKDGNDTGYRIHGSPEWWSIGQNMSSGCIRMINQDVIDLYNRVPPKSTVVVA